In a single window of the Rhodamnia argentea isolate NSW1041297 chromosome 2, ASM2092103v1, whole genome shotgun sequence genome:
- the LOC115739492 gene encoding DEAD-box ATP-dependent RNA helicase FANCM isoform X1, with protein MTSNAPHVIVDDEEDDDFDWDAAVREIDAACESSRSSASSDPFKTPHVAFPALDNAEVPRLFSKKSNGVSRQSTLDNFIGRSLTRTDPDNLAIRVGEQIRVDCNDAASCVEIDPEAAKTWIYPVNVPLRDYQFSIAKTALFSNTLVALPTGLGKTLIAAVVMFNYFRWFPEGKIVFTAPSRPLVIQQIEACHNIVGIPQEWTIDMTGQMSPDKRVHFWKSKRVFFVTPQVLEKDIQSGTCLVKYLVCLVIDEAHRASGNYSYCVVVRELIARPVQLRILALTATPGSKHQTIQHVIDNLIISTLEYRNESDPDVSPYVHDRKLELIEVAMGKEAIEINDLLLKVIRIYAARLNAMGILLNRDYQALSPSDLLTSRDKFRQAPPPELSQVKYGEVERFFGALITLYHIRKLLSSHGIRPAYEMLEEKLHQGSFASLMSRNEDINKAKLLMQQSLSHGAPNPKISKMLEVLIDHFKKNDPQQSRVIIFSNFRGSVRDIMDALSNIGDIVKAAQFVGQSSGKSLKGQSQKVQQAVLEKFRAGGYNVIVATSIGEEGLDIMEVDLVICFDANVSPLRMVQRMGRTGRKHDGRVVVLACEGSELKGYRRKQANSKAVSKHMRNGGIASFNFHLSPRMIPHIFKPDVQFVELSIEKFVPRGKKVKDDDVVEMPMWKKNLTVTEADIVAKYFNNSGKSWKPSLIAFPHFQTFPCRVHIVMHSCRTGMMIDAMQHLQGVVFSRDKEGLPVEEKEFLVEQHGSKPLEQHNNCCQDLLNFDDCPDIYEQRSMSDTPVQTSENADRNCLSTIASKSSPVHSYLFSADFVSVDNLGNVLILSVPSLPSPKVTQSDDIYLKCPKKDSGRFLAAAQRSEEVRMPFGDSVQRASAQTRCLKSEARAVSTVFDFEAQQNEPTVMDMKNTEIENVIGVLPDGGDGTNGTPDALKVKEPFPLASACNDDEEDAELSPRLTNYMESGVVPESPINGESNGKDKSAFVIPDLVLPPICSNHLFMSSSQGKKRELIKEFDSCRGIVSGSPTYNRIQTPLANIKDGSNKSKCGHASPDNQMTPENDITSGHSKNWCLTPNNNSNSVKGRKKLRRLRRVGDCVRRRGLNHKDNDIVPIVESDRSFPGASTFQNQNNYNQGEKKTTNNGRAYIEEEAEVSSGAEASEDEEDDLDGDTYEDSFIDDGTNPTAASTQDITCTVDMMAVYRRSLLSQSPNGWRMSESTSSSGKNLHSLYAPGSRLKNQSEGGSAESLSEGHERIPKRRPSMASISTTDGGSDVERLKRKSRFHDPDSVPAINLEREFLSQGDSGNEEPVHQNQANGVPADFDLFSDDHFYEGVDLDALEAQATLLLQRSSECSKEKKETIPKPSVDHAGSPTFDLGI; from the exons ATGACTTCAAACGCTCCTCATGTAATCGTCGACGACGAGGAAGACGAC gattTCGACTGGGATGCGGCTGTCAGAGAAATCGACGCGGCTTGCGAGAGCTCAAGATCGTCCGCTTCTTCGGACCCATTTAAAACCCCCCACGTCGCGTTCCCCGCTTTGGATAATGCGGAGGTTCCTCGCTTGTTTAGCAAGAAAAGCAATGGGGTTTCTCGACAATCGACGCTCGATAACTTCATAGGGAGATCCTTGACGAGAACCGACCCGGACAATTTGGCGATTCGGGTTGGGGAGCAAATCCGGGTCGACTGTAATGATGCAGCGAGCTGCGTCGAAATTGATCCCGAGGCAGCCAAAACTTGGATATACCCAG TGAATGTGCCACTTCGCGATTATCAGTTTTCTATAGCAAAGACTGCACTTTTTTCGAATACTTTGGTCGCATTGCCGACTGGACTTGGGAAGACACTTATTGCTGCAGTCGTGATGTTTAACTATTTCAGATGGTTCCCCGAAG GGAAAATAGTCTTCACTGCTCCCTCTCGTCCACTTGTGATACAACAAATAGAAGCATGCCATAATATTGTCGGAATACCACAG GAATGGACGATCGACATGACTGGCCAGATGAGCCCTGATAAAAGAGTTCACTTTTGGAAGAGTAAACGAGTATTTTTTGTTACTCCTCAAGTGCTAGAGAAAGATATTCAATCTG GCACATGTTTGGTGAAGTATCTGGTCTGCCTGGTGATTGACGAGGCCCATCGGGCCTCAGGAAACTATTCGTATTGTGTTGTCGTTAGAGAG TTGATAGCCCGACCTGTGCAGCTGAGGATATTAGCTTTAACAGCGACACCAGGAT CAAAGCACCAGACCATTCAGCATGTAATTGACAATTTGATCATATCAACCCTTGAATATCGCAACGAAAGCGACCCTGATGTCAGCCCATATGTTCATGACAGAAAACTAGAGTTGATTGAG GTAGCTATGGGCAAAGAAGCTATCGAGATAAATGATTTGCTTTTGAAGGTCATCCGCATCTATGCAGCTCGTCTTAATGCAATGGGCATACTGCTGAATCGGGATTATCAAGCT TTGAGTCCATCAGACTTGCTTACTTCAAGGGATAAATTTCGTCAAGCACCTCCGCCTGAACTTTCGCAAGTGAAATATGGAGAGGTTGAAAGGTTTTTTGGAGCCCTTATCACTCTTTATCACATTCGCAAATTGCTCTCAAGCCATGGCATAAGGCCAGCCTACGAGATGCTTGAAGAAAAGTTGCACCAGGG GTCTTTTGCGAGCTTGATGAGTAGAAATGAAGATATTAATAAAGCGAAACTCTTAATGCAGCAAAGCTTATCTCATGGCGCACCTAATCCAAAGATATCAAAAATGTTAGAAGTGTTGATTGACCACTTCA AAAAAAATGATCCTCAACAGTCAAGggttatcattttctcaaactttAGGGGAAGTGTCAG GGACATTATGGATGCATTGTCAAACATTGGGGATATAGTCAAAGCAGCACAATTTGTTGGTCAAAGTTCAG GAAAATCACTAAAGGGACAGTCACAAAAGGTTCAGCAGGCTGTTCTGGAG AAATTTCGAGCTGGTGGATACAATGTCATTGTGGCCACATCCATTGGTGAAGAGGGTCTTGATATCATGGAAGTTGATCTAGTAATATGTTTTGATGCTAATGTCTCACCTCTACGTATGGTGCAGCGCATGGGAAGAACCGGAAGGAAACATGATGGACGTGTGG TAGTGTTAGCTTGTGAGGGGTCAGAGCTGAAGGGTTACAGACGAAAGCAAGCTAACAGCAAGGCAGTAAGtaagcacatgcggaatggAGGGATTGCAAGTTTTAATTTCCATTTGAGTCCCCGAATG ATTCCACATATTTTCAAACCAGATGTCCAGTTTGTTGAGctatcaattgaaaagtttgttCCTCGtggaaagaaagtaaaagatgatGATGTTGTTGAGATGCCAATGTGGAAGAAGAATTTAACTGTCACGGAAGCTGATATCGTTGCCAAGTATTTCAACAATTCTGGAAAGAGCTGGAAACCATCTCTTATTGCTTTTCCTCACTTCCAGACTTTTCCATGTAGAGTGCACATAGTCATGCATTCGTGCAGGACAGGTATGATGATTGATGCGATGCAACATTTGCAAGGAGTAGTGTTTTCTAGAGATAAAGAAGGTCTTCCTGTTGAG GAGAAAGAATTCTTAGTTGAACAACATGGATCTAAGCCGTTAGAACAACACAACAACTGTTGTCAAG ATTTGCTGAACTTTGATGATTGTCCTGATATATATGAGCAAAGGAGTATGTCAGACACACCTGTGCAGACCTCAGAAAATGCAGATCGCAATTGCTTGTCTACTATAGCTAGCAAAAGTTCTCCAGTGCACTCTTACCTCTTTAGTGCAGATTTCGTGTCTGTTGACAATCTTGGAAATGTCCTTATTTTGTCTGTTCCTTCACTTCCTTCCCCAAAAGTCACACAAAGTGATGACATATACCTGAAATGCCCCAAGAAAGATTCTGGCCGTTTCTTAGCTGCAGCTCAAAGATCAGAAGAAGTACGCATGCCATTTGGGGATTCTGTGCAACGAGCTTCTGCTCAGACAAGATGTCTGAAGAGTGAAGCTCGGGCTGTATCTACAGTTTTCGACTTTGAAGCTCAGCAAAATGAACCAACAGTTATGGACATGAAGAACACTGAGATAGAAAACGTGATTGGAGTATTGCCAGATGGAGGAGATGGTACCAATGGAACACCAGATGCCTTAAAAGTCAAAGAGCCATTTCCTCTAGCCAGTGCATGTAacgatgatgaggaagatgcaGAACTCAGTCCCCGACTTACGAACTACATGGAAAGTGGAGTTGTTCCTGAATCTCCTATTAATG GAGAATCAAATGGTAAAGACAAAAGTGCCTTTGTCATCCCAGATCTTGTTTTGCCTCCCATTTGCAGCAACCACCTCTTTATGTCGTCAAGTCAGGGGAAAAAGAGGGAACTTATAAAAGAATTTGATTCATGCAGAGGAATTGTTTCTGGTTCCCCTACATATAACAGAATACAAACTCCCTTAGCAAACATTAAGGATGGTTCCAACAAAAGTAAATGTGGCCATGCTTCTCCAGACAATCAGATGACACCGGAAAATGATATCACCAGCGGCCATAGTAAGAATTGGTGTCTGACTCCCAATAATAATTCAAACAGTGTGAAAGGTAGAAAGAAGCTCAGAAGGCTGCGAAGAGTTGGAGACTGTGTACGTAGGCGGGGCCTGAATCACAAAGATAATGACATTGTCCCCATTGTGGAATCTGATCGATCTTTTCCTGGGGCCAGTacatttcaaaatcaaaataactATAACCAGG GTGAAAAGAAGACAACCAACAATGGCAGAGCCTACATTGAAGAGGAAGCTGA GGTATCTTCTGGAGCTGAAGCATctgaggatgaagaagatgacctTGACGGAGATACATATGAGGATAGCTTCATAGATGACGGGACAAATCCGACAGCAGCAAGTACTCAAGATATTACTTGTACGGTTGATATGATGGCAGTGTACAG GCGTTCTTTGCTAAGTCAGTCACCAAATGGATGGCGGATGAGTGAAAGCACAAGTTCTTCAGGAAAGAATCTGCACTCTCTATATGCACCCGGCAGCAGACTGAAAAATCAGTCTGAAGGCGGAAGTGCTGAAAGCTTGTCGGAAGGCCATGAGAGAATCCCGAAAAGGAGGCCTTCTATGGCAAGTATTTCCACAACAGATGGGGGGAGTGATGTGGAAAGATTGAAGAGGAAATCGAGGTTCCATGATCCGGATTCTGTTCCCGCAATCAACCTGGAGAGAGAATTCCTTTCTCAGGGAGATTCTGGAAATGAAGAACCGGTCCATCAGAACCAGGCTAATGGAGTTCCTGCCGATTTCGACCTCTTCTCTGATGATCACTTCTACGAGGGTGTCGATCTCGACGCCCTAGAAGCTCAAGCCACATTGCTTCTCCAACGCAGTTCTGAGTGctcgaaggagaagaaagagacgATTCCAAAGCCAAGTGTTGACCATGCCGGCTCTCCAACCTTCGATCTCGGAATATGA
- the LOC115739492 gene encoding DEAD-box ATP-dependent RNA helicase FANCM isoform X2 has product MTSNAPHVIVDDEEDDDFDWDAAVREIDAACESSRSSASSDPFKTPHVAFPALDNAEVPRLFSKKSNGVSRQSTLDNFIGRSLTRTDPDNLAIRVGEQIRVDCNDAASCVEIDPEAAKTWIYPVNVPLRDYQFSIAKTALFSNTLVALPTGLGKTLIAAVVMFNYFRWFPEGTCLVKYLVCLVIDEAHRASGNYSYCVVVRELIARPVQLRILALTATPGSKHQTIQHVIDNLIISTLEYRNESDPDVSPYVHDRKLELIEVAMGKEAIEINDLLLKVIRIYAARLNAMGILLNRDYQALSPSDLLTSRDKFRQAPPPELSQVKYGEVERFFGALITLYHIRKLLSSHGIRPAYEMLEEKLHQGSFASLMSRNEDINKAKLLMQQSLSHGAPNPKISKMLEVLIDHFKKNDPQQSRVIIFSNFRGSVRDIMDALSNIGDIVKAAQFVGQSSGKSLKGQSQKVQQAVLEKFRAGGYNVIVATSIGEEGLDIMEVDLVICFDANVSPLRMVQRMGRTGRKHDGRVVVLACEGSELKGYRRKQANSKAVSKHMRNGGIASFNFHLSPRMIPHIFKPDVQFVELSIEKFVPRGKKVKDDDVVEMPMWKKNLTVTEADIVAKYFNNSGKSWKPSLIAFPHFQTFPCRVHIVMHSCRTGMMIDAMQHLQGVVFSRDKEGLPVEEKEFLVEQHGSKPLEQHNNCCQDLLNFDDCPDIYEQRSMSDTPVQTSENADRNCLSTIASKSSPVHSYLFSADFVSVDNLGNVLILSVPSLPSPKVTQSDDIYLKCPKKDSGRFLAAAQRSEEVRMPFGDSVQRASAQTRCLKSEARAVSTVFDFEAQQNEPTVMDMKNTEIENVIGVLPDGGDGTNGTPDALKVKEPFPLASACNDDEEDAELSPRLTNYMESGVVPESPINGESNGKDKSAFVIPDLVLPPICSNHLFMSSSQGKKRELIKEFDSCRGIVSGSPTYNRIQTPLANIKDGSNKSKCGHASPDNQMTPENDITSGHSKNWCLTPNNNSNSVKGRKKLRRLRRVGDCVRRRGLNHKDNDIVPIVESDRSFPGASTFQNQNNYNQGEKKTTNNGRAYIEEEAEVSSGAEASEDEEDDLDGDTYEDSFIDDGTNPTAASTQDITCTVDMMAVYRRSLLSQSPNGWRMSESTSSSGKNLHSLYAPGSRLKNQSEGGSAESLSEGHERIPKRRPSMASISTTDGGSDVERLKRKSRFHDPDSVPAINLEREFLSQGDSGNEEPVHQNQANGVPADFDLFSDDHFYEGVDLDALEAQATLLLQRSSECSKEKKETIPKPSVDHAGSPTFDLGI; this is encoded by the exons ATGACTTCAAACGCTCCTCATGTAATCGTCGACGACGAGGAAGACGAC gattTCGACTGGGATGCGGCTGTCAGAGAAATCGACGCGGCTTGCGAGAGCTCAAGATCGTCCGCTTCTTCGGACCCATTTAAAACCCCCCACGTCGCGTTCCCCGCTTTGGATAATGCGGAGGTTCCTCGCTTGTTTAGCAAGAAAAGCAATGGGGTTTCTCGACAATCGACGCTCGATAACTTCATAGGGAGATCCTTGACGAGAACCGACCCGGACAATTTGGCGATTCGGGTTGGGGAGCAAATCCGGGTCGACTGTAATGATGCAGCGAGCTGCGTCGAAATTGATCCCGAGGCAGCCAAAACTTGGATATACCCAG TGAATGTGCCACTTCGCGATTATCAGTTTTCTATAGCAAAGACTGCACTTTTTTCGAATACTTTGGTCGCATTGCCGACTGGACTTGGGAAGACACTTATTGCTGCAGTCGTGATGTTTAACTATTTCAGATGGTTCCCCGAAG GCACATGTTTGGTGAAGTATCTGGTCTGCCTGGTGATTGACGAGGCCCATCGGGCCTCAGGAAACTATTCGTATTGTGTTGTCGTTAGAGAG TTGATAGCCCGACCTGTGCAGCTGAGGATATTAGCTTTAACAGCGACACCAGGAT CAAAGCACCAGACCATTCAGCATGTAATTGACAATTTGATCATATCAACCCTTGAATATCGCAACGAAAGCGACCCTGATGTCAGCCCATATGTTCATGACAGAAAACTAGAGTTGATTGAG GTAGCTATGGGCAAAGAAGCTATCGAGATAAATGATTTGCTTTTGAAGGTCATCCGCATCTATGCAGCTCGTCTTAATGCAATGGGCATACTGCTGAATCGGGATTATCAAGCT TTGAGTCCATCAGACTTGCTTACTTCAAGGGATAAATTTCGTCAAGCACCTCCGCCTGAACTTTCGCAAGTGAAATATGGAGAGGTTGAAAGGTTTTTTGGAGCCCTTATCACTCTTTATCACATTCGCAAATTGCTCTCAAGCCATGGCATAAGGCCAGCCTACGAGATGCTTGAAGAAAAGTTGCACCAGGG GTCTTTTGCGAGCTTGATGAGTAGAAATGAAGATATTAATAAAGCGAAACTCTTAATGCAGCAAAGCTTATCTCATGGCGCACCTAATCCAAAGATATCAAAAATGTTAGAAGTGTTGATTGACCACTTCA AAAAAAATGATCCTCAACAGTCAAGggttatcattttctcaaactttAGGGGAAGTGTCAG GGACATTATGGATGCATTGTCAAACATTGGGGATATAGTCAAAGCAGCACAATTTGTTGGTCAAAGTTCAG GAAAATCACTAAAGGGACAGTCACAAAAGGTTCAGCAGGCTGTTCTGGAG AAATTTCGAGCTGGTGGATACAATGTCATTGTGGCCACATCCATTGGTGAAGAGGGTCTTGATATCATGGAAGTTGATCTAGTAATATGTTTTGATGCTAATGTCTCACCTCTACGTATGGTGCAGCGCATGGGAAGAACCGGAAGGAAACATGATGGACGTGTGG TAGTGTTAGCTTGTGAGGGGTCAGAGCTGAAGGGTTACAGACGAAAGCAAGCTAACAGCAAGGCAGTAAGtaagcacatgcggaatggAGGGATTGCAAGTTTTAATTTCCATTTGAGTCCCCGAATG ATTCCACATATTTTCAAACCAGATGTCCAGTTTGTTGAGctatcaattgaaaagtttgttCCTCGtggaaagaaagtaaaagatgatGATGTTGTTGAGATGCCAATGTGGAAGAAGAATTTAACTGTCACGGAAGCTGATATCGTTGCCAAGTATTTCAACAATTCTGGAAAGAGCTGGAAACCATCTCTTATTGCTTTTCCTCACTTCCAGACTTTTCCATGTAGAGTGCACATAGTCATGCATTCGTGCAGGACAGGTATGATGATTGATGCGATGCAACATTTGCAAGGAGTAGTGTTTTCTAGAGATAAAGAAGGTCTTCCTGTTGAG GAGAAAGAATTCTTAGTTGAACAACATGGATCTAAGCCGTTAGAACAACACAACAACTGTTGTCAAG ATTTGCTGAACTTTGATGATTGTCCTGATATATATGAGCAAAGGAGTATGTCAGACACACCTGTGCAGACCTCAGAAAATGCAGATCGCAATTGCTTGTCTACTATAGCTAGCAAAAGTTCTCCAGTGCACTCTTACCTCTTTAGTGCAGATTTCGTGTCTGTTGACAATCTTGGAAATGTCCTTATTTTGTCTGTTCCTTCACTTCCTTCCCCAAAAGTCACACAAAGTGATGACATATACCTGAAATGCCCCAAGAAAGATTCTGGCCGTTTCTTAGCTGCAGCTCAAAGATCAGAAGAAGTACGCATGCCATTTGGGGATTCTGTGCAACGAGCTTCTGCTCAGACAAGATGTCTGAAGAGTGAAGCTCGGGCTGTATCTACAGTTTTCGACTTTGAAGCTCAGCAAAATGAACCAACAGTTATGGACATGAAGAACACTGAGATAGAAAACGTGATTGGAGTATTGCCAGATGGAGGAGATGGTACCAATGGAACACCAGATGCCTTAAAAGTCAAAGAGCCATTTCCTCTAGCCAGTGCATGTAacgatgatgaggaagatgcaGAACTCAGTCCCCGACTTACGAACTACATGGAAAGTGGAGTTGTTCCTGAATCTCCTATTAATG GAGAATCAAATGGTAAAGACAAAAGTGCCTTTGTCATCCCAGATCTTGTTTTGCCTCCCATTTGCAGCAACCACCTCTTTATGTCGTCAAGTCAGGGGAAAAAGAGGGAACTTATAAAAGAATTTGATTCATGCAGAGGAATTGTTTCTGGTTCCCCTACATATAACAGAATACAAACTCCCTTAGCAAACATTAAGGATGGTTCCAACAAAAGTAAATGTGGCCATGCTTCTCCAGACAATCAGATGACACCGGAAAATGATATCACCAGCGGCCATAGTAAGAATTGGTGTCTGACTCCCAATAATAATTCAAACAGTGTGAAAGGTAGAAAGAAGCTCAGAAGGCTGCGAAGAGTTGGAGACTGTGTACGTAGGCGGGGCCTGAATCACAAAGATAATGACATTGTCCCCATTGTGGAATCTGATCGATCTTTTCCTGGGGCCAGTacatttcaaaatcaaaataactATAACCAGG GTGAAAAGAAGACAACCAACAATGGCAGAGCCTACATTGAAGAGGAAGCTGA GGTATCTTCTGGAGCTGAAGCATctgaggatgaagaagatgacctTGACGGAGATACATATGAGGATAGCTTCATAGATGACGGGACAAATCCGACAGCAGCAAGTACTCAAGATATTACTTGTACGGTTGATATGATGGCAGTGTACAG GCGTTCTTTGCTAAGTCAGTCACCAAATGGATGGCGGATGAGTGAAAGCACAAGTTCTTCAGGAAAGAATCTGCACTCTCTATATGCACCCGGCAGCAGACTGAAAAATCAGTCTGAAGGCGGAAGTGCTGAAAGCTTGTCGGAAGGCCATGAGAGAATCCCGAAAAGGAGGCCTTCTATGGCAAGTATTTCCACAACAGATGGGGGGAGTGATGTGGAAAGATTGAAGAGGAAATCGAGGTTCCATGATCCGGATTCTGTTCCCGCAATCAACCTGGAGAGAGAATTCCTTTCTCAGGGAGATTCTGGAAATGAAGAACCGGTCCATCAGAACCAGGCTAATGGAGTTCCTGCCGATTTCGACCTCTTCTCTGATGATCACTTCTACGAGGGTGTCGATCTCGACGCCCTAGAAGCTCAAGCCACATTGCTTCTCCAACGCAGTTCTGAGTGctcgaaggagaagaaagagacgATTCCAAAGCCAAGTGTTGACCATGCCGGCTCTCCAACCTTCGATCTCGGAATATGA